Proteins encoded within one genomic window of Eurosta solidaginis isolate ZX-2024a chromosome 1, ASM4086904v1, whole genome shotgun sequence:
- the LOC137249514 gene encoding uncharacterized protein produces the protein MLLDTKDYFVKYLVTLYFKKLKLSVFDISYSFKINLRIKKWKKFQHRKKKVRVSKAQQNKNYIAKLKGTGKFEEYKKKRAASTKLYRRKKKNEENEMPQTTISSVLEKRRENIRQRVQKFREKMRTGEKRSRSVLSDTQLTGYNCSHTFGKAVRKAERTLPQSPTKRKAVLTKIFSNVREANKMDMETSILPPPPQKKIHQNILMLKKAIIAFYERDDISRVSPRIRDVKEYLSESGEKILLPTRHMVLSCREACALFNEEQGNSGKDTCGITFFPRHRPDHVKLIKELPHNMCLCSYHANFIDAVSALHKFVAHVSDYENGFVLQFLCDIPSMGCWYGECVKCTGITVPKLTALVGEADLDMQVSWMKWTKNDGVNRTERRQKSGKLTDLVAYISGLSAQFLIHSFNKCEQSEVFNVHDRPRALSVNYAKIKMKSKVHTGIKGSFQFLSVAYIITKPSLPRCWYQTICHIQNTLLFHTCIYCLKICQVQLQF, from the exons ATGTTACTTGATACGAAAGATTATTTCGTAAAATATCTAGTAACACTATATTTCAAGAAATTAAAATTGTCTGTATTTGACATTTCTTACTCTTTTAAAATTAATCTCCGAATTaagaaatggaaaaaatttcagcatcgaaaaaaaaag GTTCGTGTAAGTAAAgctcagcaaaataaaaattacatagcTAAGCTTAAAGGCACCGGAAAATTTgaggagtataaaaagaaaagagcTGCAAGTACGAAACTTTACcggcgaaaaaagaaaaatgaagaaaatgaaatGCCGCAAACAACAATAAGTAGTGTGCTCGAAAAACGACGTGAGAACATTCGGCAAAGGGTACAGAAGTTTCGTGAAAAAATGCGTACTGGGGAAAAACGGAGCAGATCAGTTTTGAGTGACACTCAATTAACAGGGTATAACTGTTCACACACATTCGGTAAGGCGGTGAGGAAAGCAGAACGCACATTACCCCAATCACCAACTAAGCGGAAAGCTGTCCTGACCAAAATTTTTAGTAACGTGCGTGAAGCCAACAAAATGGACATGGAGACTAGTATTCTACCACCACCGCCCCAAAAAAAGATCCACCAAAATATCTTAATGCTCAAAAAAGCTATTATAGCTTTCTATGAGCGTGATGATATTTCGCGAGTCTCACCCAGAATTCGAGATGTGAAGGAATATCTGTCCGAAAGTGGCGAGAAAATCTTGTTGCCCACTAGGCATATGGTACTAAGCTGCAGAGAAGCATGTGCACTATTTAATGAAGAGCAAGGCAACTCGGGGAAAG ATACGTGTGGAATTACTTTTTTCCCAAGGCATCGACCGGATCATGTCAAGCTTATAAAAGAATTGCCACACAACATGTGCTTATGCTCATACCATGCTAATTTCATAGATGCCGTCTCTGCTTTACATAAATTTGTTGCCCACGTATCAGATTATGAAAATGGTTTTGTATTGCAGTTCTTGTGTGATATACCTTCAATGGGCTGCTGGTATGGCGAGTGCGTTAAATGTACTGGTATAACAGTACCGAAATTGACTGCCCTGGTGGGTGAAGCTGATCTCGATATGCAAGTATCATGGATGAAATGGACGAAAAACGATGGTGTAAATCGGACTGAAAGACGACAGAAAAGTGGAAAGCTAACTGATCTTGTTGCATATATATCTGGCTTGTCGGCGCAATTTTTAATACATAGTTTTAACAAATGCGAGCAGTCCGAAGTATTTAATGTTCATGATCGCCCAAGAGCTCTTAGTGTGAATTATGCGAAAATCAAGATGAAGTCCAAAGTGCACACTGGAATCAAAGGCAGCTTTCAATTTTTATCAGTGGCTTATATTATAACGAAACCTTCACTGCCAAGGTGCTGGTATCAAACAATTTGTCACATACAAAATACACTATTGTTCCATACTTGTAtatattgtttaaaaatttgcCAAGTACagttacaattttaa